In Thiomonas sp. FB-Cd, the genomic window AACCACGCAAAACACCAGTTCAGCGTGATTGGCTCTCGCCCAGCCTGCCTACGGGCATGAAGGAGGCTGCTTGCAGCCGTGAGAAGGCTTTGAAGCCACGTCGAGGCTTGCCTCGAGATTGAGATAATCGGGCCTTGTGCCTGTTGATGATCCACACACCCAGTGCAGCCTCCAAGCTGCCTGGGTGTTTTTTCATGCGCGGCGGCCAGGCCGGTGGGGGTACAGCTGGGCATGCGCAATGCTTCGCCGGTGCGCTCACCACCAGCATGGCGTGCGACGAACTCGACGCGGCCGCGCGGCCGCGTCGCAGAGGGTCCGCGCGCGGCCAGAACCGCGTCTACAAGGATCGGGGCGGCGCAGGCCAGCAGCGCCCGCGCTTCGGCGGGCGGCACCAGGCTGAACCGCGCCACCTACTTGCCGGCCGTGGGCAGACGCTCGAGCAGCTCGGCGTTCTGTTGCTGCAACGTCTGCAGCTTGCCGCGCATCTCCGCTAGTTCTTCGCGAACCTTGATGCCCTGCTCACGCGCAGTGGCCGCGGCGTCGCGCGCCTGGTCGAGGTCTTTGCTCAACACCTTGCTGGCGGCTTTCTCGGCGGCCAGGGCCTGCTTGATCTCGCCGAGCTGAGTTTGCAGGGCGCTTTCCAAGGCCGTGAGGGCCTCCAGGCGGGTTTTGGCATCCTCCACCTCAACCGTGAGCTGATCGGCCAACTGAGCGGCTTCCAAGCGACTTGCTTCGAGCTCGGCACGCGCGGCCTCCAGCGCTTCGCGCTCGCTGTTCAGGCGCGCGTTAGCCAGGTCGAGCGCTGCGGCCCATATGTCGGCACCGACCTCGGCCAGGCGCTCCATCACCAAGGGTGGGGCGGGCTCGCGCAACGGCGTGGACTTGTCGGCCTTGCGCGTGCGCCACTGGGCCATGGCCTCGCTGATAGTCGTGAAGCTGCCGCCGCCGACGGCCTTGCGCACGGCGGCGAGGGTCGGCGACTGGCCTGCGGCGTCGAGGGCGTCGGCGGCGGCCCAGATTTGTTCGGCGGTGATGGCCATGGGAATCTCCTGTAGCGCGTAATAGATAGTATGTATCATACTACAATCTACAAAATACAACAAAGGTCGTGGTCGGGGTTCTAAGCCAGAACCGCCGAAATTTCCGTCATCCCAGCTCCAGCCCCGCCACGAGCGCATCCAGGTCGATCATCTTGCCGTCGCTCTGGAAGGTGTAATGCCCGTTCAGCAGGATGTGCCGCCAGGCCGCCGGCGATATCTGGGTCAGGAGAGCGTGCGCCTTGGCGTTGCCGCTCGCCTCGTACTTCATCAGCAGCCGCGAGAGGATGGCCGAGTTGTAGAAGATGACCGCGTTGGCGATCAGCCTGGCGCACTGGTTGCTGATCTCAATTTCGATGTCGGTGCGCCCGGTCAATTCCTTCTTGCCGCCGACCTGGGCGATGGTTGAGCGTAGCTGGTGATAGGACTCGATGCGGTTCTGTGAGCGGTGAACGTTGCGCTCCAGTTGCGGATCGCGCAGGTAGCGCAGCGTGTAGATGCTGCGGATGAGCTTGTCGAACTCGAACACCGCGCGCCGCGTGGGGTTCGGCGCGGTGTAGGTGCATAGCTTGCGGATCAGCGTGCCCTGCGTCATCTCCTTCAGTCCGAGCGTGGCGACAATCTGGTCGAGGTTCGGCTTCTCGCTGACTATGAGATCGCGGTCGATTCTCCCGGCCGGCCGGATCAGGCACTGATCGTACAGCGCCGGATCGTCGGCACTGTAGAGTTCCTTCAACTGATCGCCAAGGTCGGTGAAGCGCGGCTCGAAACGCAGGCCGAACCAGTGCAGGATAGCGAAGTTGGCCTTGTTGACGCTGTGCATGTCGCCGGTGATCGCGGTCGGCACGATGTCCGACGTGTTGCGATACCAGATGTCGAACACGTGATGGGCCTCGTAATCGTGCGCGCCGATCAGGTAGCCGTTGAGCGGCACGTGGTTGCACAGCAGCGTGTAGGCGACCACGCCCTTGCCGCGCCCAAAGTATTTGCGCGAGTGGCGCGCTTTCACGGTCGGCCGCTCGACGCCGAATTTCTGACCATCGACGGCACCGTACAGTGCATCGAGGTCGAACGAGTAGTACGGGAAGATCGGCAGCGCGGCGATGGCGTTGCTGATGCAGTCGTTGGCCGCGTGCAGCGTTGCGTGGCGCAGGTACTGTTGGTAGGCGCTCTCCAGCACGTGGTACGGGATGTCGCTGGTGCGTGCCATGACCTGGTTGCCGTGGTTCATCGCCTGCGCGATGATGACCGCCATCAGGCTGTCGGCGTCGGCGACCTTCTTCGCATAGCGCGGCTGCAAAGGCGTCAGCGCCGACAGGAACTGGCACTGGCCGTTGACGAAGCGGAACACGTCGGCCACGTCGCAGAACGGCAGTTGCTCGTAGAACGCCTTCTCGCGCGCCTTCTGGTTCTCGCCCTTGGGCTTGCGCCATGTCAGCTTCTGCGTGTCCTTGTCGTATTCTAGGTGCGTCAGCTTGCCCTGCTTCAGCTCGCGGTTGAAGGCCAGCCACTGAGCGCGCAGCTCGGTCGCGAGCGCATCGAGCTGGGCATCGAGTGGCTGCCGCAGGAACGGGATGTCGATCTGCGCCAGCACGGCGGCCTTCTCATCCAGCGAAACCAGCTCGTCGGAAAAATGCCGGTGCTGCAAGCTGTCGTCGAGGTAGAGTTCACCCGACTGGAAGCGCTTCCTGACCTGGCGGTACAGCCAGAACTCGTAGCGGTCGGCATGCAGGTCCGTCGGCTTGCCATCGGCATCGAAGGTCAGCAGGTACGGTCGCAAGCGTTTCGGCAGCGTGGCCGCTGGACATTCGGCGAGCGGCCGTTGCGATAGGCGCTGCTGTTTGGCGAACACGTCCTTGGCCCAGGCCAGCGCCACGAGCCACGGGCTGCCCGGATCAGTGCCAGCGAGGTCGAGCGCGACATACAGCGGCCGAAGATGGCGGCGGATGCGCTCAGCCAGGCCGTCCACCGCCTGCCAGTGCAAAGCCAGCTTGCTCACCGGCTTCACGCTCATGCGCTGCGCGGTGGTTTGCAGCGTATCGCGGGGCATGATTTTGTAGGCGCGCTGGCGCACATCGCCGAACGGCGTGGGATCGGGCACGCTGTCGTCGATGTAAAGCGACAGCAGGCGGCCGACCTGCGGTGTGTCTTGCTGACGGCGCACCTGCTCGGCGACAAAGGATTGCTTTGCGCCCGCACTGCTTTCGTCCTCCAACTGCTTCATGTGGTAGGCCATCGCATCGACCAGGTTGTCGGAAAGCTGCCGGTAGCGCACCCAGGCATAGCAAAGCAGGTAGAGGTAGGTCTGATCGGCCTTCAGGTTGCGTAGATCGTGGACGGTGTAGAAGTTCGCCAGGCTGGCGTAGTACAGCAGATTCTGCTGCGAGACGCCGAGCTTGGGCAGCAGCGCCTTGGCGATCCGGTGCAGCGGCTCCAGCGTGGCGCGCTTTTCGCGTTCGCGGGCCATCTGACGCCAGCCAAAGTCCTTGGCGTCCTGCTTGAGCGCCGCCAATTGCGACAGGGTGTCGTCACGCACTAGAAGCCGACCCAGCGCGGCCTTGGCCGATTCGTCCAACACTTCCGACAGCAGGCCAGCCAGCCGCCGACGCTCGGCGGACAGGGCTTCGCTCACCAGCTCTTGCAGGGTGGTATAGCCGGGCCGGATGATCTTGTGCTCGTTTAGCCAGACGATCAGCTCGGCGGCGATGAACCCCGGCATCACGTCGCGCCGCACGGTCTGCGCGGCCTGCTGCGCGAGCTGCGCCAGGAACTCGGCCGCCCACGGCCGGTAGCCGAACAGATCGGCAATCCACTCGCGCTGGGTGTAGTGCTCGTGCTTGGAGATTGGCTTGTGCTCGAAGGACTCGCCGTGGAAGTAGCGGCTCAGCACGAAGGCGCAATCGTGCTCGACCTCACTCCAGTCGAAGCGGAAGAAGGCATGCTTGGCCTTGAAGTAACCGATCTGCAAGATGCAATAGACCTGGGCATGGAGACCAGGCCGGCTGCTGGCGAGCGCCAGTTCGGTTTCAGTCAACGCCAAGTATTCCAGCCGCTGGGCGTCGTCGAAGTCCGGCAGGCCGTACAGGGCTTCCTGCTCGGCGTCCGACAGGACGGTCAATCGTTCGCTCTTGGTCGTCATCGCGATGACGCTCCACGAGAGCCCGTCCAACCAACCCGTGCCAGGGTCTCGATCAGCGTGGTTCGCTTGACGCCGAAGTTGCGGCACACCGCCGCCTTGGACATGCCGCCATCGAGCGCAGCGACGATGGCCTCCAGCTTCTCGCCGGTGATCGCCTGCGGCCGGCCGCCGATCCGGCCGCGTTTGCGGGCGGCAGCCAGACCGGCGACGACACGTTCCTGGATCAAGGCGCGTTCGTACTGCGCGAGCGCGCCGAACACCTGGAACAGAAACTCGCCCGAGGGCGTCGTGGTATCCAGGTTCTCCGTCAGCGAGCGGAACGCCACCTGCTTTTTCTTGAGCGAGGTCACGATGGCGAGCAAGTGCGACAACGAACGGCCGAGCCGGTCGAGCTTCCACACGACCAACACGTCGCCAGGGCGAACGAATTCGAGCGCCCGCGCCAGGCCCGCGCGGTCGTCCTTCGCGCCGGAAGCATGATCCTCGAACAGATGCCGCGCATCGACGCCGACGGCGAGCAGCGCATCGCGCTGCAAGTTCGTGCTCTGGCGGTCGGAGTCCGACGACACGCGCATGTAACCTACCAACATAAGCGGAAAACCATTAAGACGAGGTTTCCGTATGGTAGCGTCTGGCGACAGAGTTTTCCGCACAATTTTGCGGCCACTCGGAGGTTGGTGCAGAGGACCGT contains:
- a CDS encoding DNA-binding protein, translating into MAITAEQIWAAADALDAAGQSPTLAAVRKAVGGGSFTTISEAMAQWRTRKADKSTPLREPAPPLVMERLAEVGADIWAAALDLANARLNSEREALEAARAELEASRLEAAQLADQLTVEVEDAKTRLEALTALESALQTQLGEIKQALAAEKAASKVLSKDLDQARDAAATAREQGIKVREELAEMRGKLQTLQQQNAELLERLPTAGK
- a CDS encoding recombinase family protein gives rise to the protein MLVGYMRVSSDSDRQSTNLQRDALLAVGVDARHLFEDHASGAKDDRAGLARALEFVRPGDVLVVWKLDRLGRSLSHLLAIVTSLKKKQVAFRSLTENLDTTTPSGEFLFQVFGALAQYERALIQERVVAGLAAARKRGRIGGRPQAITGEKLEAIVAALDGGMSKAAVCRNFGVKRTTLIETLARVGWTGSRGASSR
- a CDS encoding Tn3 family transposase, which encodes MTTKSERLTVLSDAEQEALYGLPDFDDAQRLEYLALTETELALASSRPGLHAQVYCILQIGYFKAKHAFFRFDWSEVEHDCAFVLSRYFHGESFEHKPISKHEHYTQREWIADLFGYRPWAAEFLAQLAQQAAQTVRRDVMPGFIAAELIVWLNEHKIIRPGYTTLQELVSEALSAERRRLAGLLSEVLDESAKAALGRLLVRDDTLSQLAALKQDAKDFGWRQMAREREKRATLEPLHRIAKALLPKLGVSQQNLLYYASLANFYTVHDLRNLKADQTYLYLLCYAWVRYRQLSDNLVDAMAYHMKQLEDESSAGAKQSFVAEQVRRQQDTPQVGRLLSLYIDDSVPDPTPFGDVRQRAYKIMPRDTLQTTAQRMSVKPVSKLALHWQAVDGLAERIRRHLRPLYVALDLAGTDPGSPWLVALAWAKDVFAKQQRLSQRPLAECPAATLPKRLRPYLLTFDADGKPTDLHADRYEFWLYRQVRKRFQSGELYLDDSLQHRHFSDELVSLDEKAAVLAQIDIPFLRQPLDAQLDALATELRAQWLAFNRELKQGKLTHLEYDKDTQKLTWRKPKGENQKAREKAFYEQLPFCDVADVFRFVNGQCQFLSALTPLQPRYAKKVADADSLMAVIIAQAMNHGNQVMARTSDIPYHVLESAYQQYLRHATLHAANDCISNAIAALPIFPYYSFDLDALYGAVDGQKFGVERPTVKARHSRKYFGRGKGVVAYTLLCNHVPLNGYLIGAHDYEAHHVFDIWYRNTSDIVPTAITGDMHSVNKANFAILHWFGLRFEPRFTDLGDQLKELYSADDPALYDQCLIRPAGRIDRDLIVSEKPNLDQIVATLGLKEMTQGTLIRKLCTYTAPNPTRRAVFEFDKLIRSIYTLRYLRDPQLERNVHRSQNRIESYHQLRSTIAQVGGKKELTGRTDIEIEISNQCARLIANAVIFYNSAILSRLLMKYEASGNAKAHALLTQISPAAWRHILLNGHYTFQSDGKMIDLDALVAGLELG